CACTAGGTAGTGGTGCCAACCTCATCTTGCACCGTGCGGCGACGTAGAGTCACAACACGCTTGTGCGGCGAGGCGGAGGCGGGCGCATCCGCCCGCCATCGCTCGCTCAGGCGCGCTCGACGGGAAGCCAGAGCTCGCACGTGGCAGTGCTGAAGTCGTCGGCTCGGTCCAGGATGGCGACGATCGACGGCCCCGGCCGCGGGCGCCACGGGTTCGCCTTCGATGCTCGTCGGAGGCGCGCGCGCACCCGATCATCGCTGTTCGATGCGATCGGCGCGTGGGTGGCGGTGGTCGGCCGTAGGGTCGCAGCGTGCCCGCCCTCGACCTGCCCACGGTGCTGCCGACGCCCGATGCGCGCGTCGAGTGGGTGCCGCGGCACGCGACGTCGGTGCGGCTGACGCTCGGTCGCGCGCAGCAGGGCGGGGCGGACCCGACGCAGCAGCGTGCGCGCGACGGTGCGGTCTGGCGCACCATCCGCACGCCGTCGGGCTCGGCGGTCGCGCGGTTCGACCACGTCGGCGACGCGGTGCGGTGCCTCGCATGGGGCGAGGGCGCCGAGCACGTCGCGACCACCGCGCCCGCGCTGCTCGGCGACGCCGACGACCCGAGCGGGTTCGTGCCCGCGCATCCGTACCTCGAGGTCGCGCACCGGCGCCATCCGGGCATGCGCATCGCCGGCAGCGGCGACATGCTGCACGGCATGGTCGGCGCGATCCTCGAGCAGCGCGTCGAGTCGCTCGTGGCGTTCACCTCGTGGACGCGGCTCGTGCGACGGCTGGGCGAGCCCGCGCCGGCCCCTGCGCCGGCGGGCATGCGCATGTTCCCGTCGGGGGCGGCGTGGCTCGGCGTCGAGCAGGGGGAGTGGCGCGCCTTCGACGTCGACCTCGGTCGCGCGACGGCGATCCGCTGGGCTGCGGCACGCGAGCGCAGCCTGCAGCGGCTCGTCGACGAGGGCCGCGACCTCGCATCCGTCGATCGGGCGCTGCGGTCGTTGCCGGGCGTCGGCGTCTGGACGTCGGCGGAGGTGCGGCAGCGCGTGCTCGGCGATGCGGATGCGGTGTCGGTCGGCGACTTCCACCTCGCGACGGTCGTGGGGCAGACCCTCGCGGGGCGGGCGTTCGACGACGCCGAGCTCGTCGAGTTCCTCGAGCCGTGGCGCGGGCACCGGTACCGCGTCGCGCGACTCGTGTACGCGGGCGGGTTCGAACGGGCGCCGCGTCGTGCCCCGCGTCGGTCGCCGGGCCCGCAGCCGCGCGCGGCGGGCTGGTGAGGCGCGGCTAGCGCAGCGCGTGCTCGACGCGCGGCTCGCGCCACATGCCCACGGGGAAGCCGCCCGGTGCGATGCCGATGCGCGAGCGCAGCGTGAAGCCGTGACGCTCGTACAGTCGCTGGCTCGCCGCGGTCGTCGCCTCGAGGTAGGCGGGGCCGTCGAACCGCGCGAGGCCGTGGTCGATCAGCGCCGCGCCGATGCCCAGCCCGCGAGCCGGCTCGGCGACGGCGACGTCTGCGAGCAGCCAGTGCGGCTGCGTCGGGCGTGCCCGCTGGCGCGTGCGCAGCACTCGCGCGGCGCTCACGGCGTGGGCGATGCCGACGGCGTGCACGTAGAGGGGCGCCTGGCGCAGCGTCGCGCGCATGTCGTGGCACGGGTCGGGCTCGACCCAGGCGGCGACGCCGACAATCTCGTCATCGACGACCGCGACGTCGACGTGGCCGTGCATGAAGCCGCCGAGGCGCAGCTCGGCCTCGTAGAGGCTCGTCATGCGGCGCAGGCGGTCGTGCCTGCTGCGTACGGCGCGCACACCGACGGGGTCGTGCAGCAGCGCTGCGGCGACGATGCCGGCGCACTGCCGAGCCTCGTCGAGCGTCGCAGGGCGGATGTGCACGGGTCCTCCAAAAAGTGAGTCTGATTCACCATAACGCGTGTTGCATGAACGGCAAGGATCGACGCGCGTGTCGGGGGACGCGCCTTCACGCACGCCGTCGCTTGCGCACGACGCCGCATCCGCGCGACCGTGGTCCTCGACGACCCACGGGAGGGAGCACGCGATGGCGCGGCTCGTCTACGGCATGATCACCTCGCTCGACGGCTATGCCGTCGCGGCGGAGGGCGACCTCGGCAGGGGAGCGGAGGACGAGGAGGTGCACACGTACGTCGGCGACCTGTTCCGCGACGTCGGCACCTACCTGTACGGCCGGCGCATGTACGACACGATGGTGTTCTGGGAGACGGCGCACGAGCTGCCCGATGCACCGCCGCACATCGTCGACTACGCGCGCGACTGGCAGCGTGCCGAGAAGGTCGTCTACTC
The sequence above is a segment of the Agrococcus jejuensis genome. Coding sequences within it:
- a CDS encoding DNA-3-methyladenine glycosylase family protein, producing the protein MPALDLPTVLPTPDARVEWVPRHATSVRLTLGRAQQGGADPTQQRARDGAVWRTIRTPSGSAVARFDHVGDAVRCLAWGEGAEHVATTAPALLGDADDPSGFVPAHPYLEVAHRRHPGMRIAGSGDMLHGMVGAILEQRVESLVAFTSWTRLVRRLGEPAPAPAPAGMRMFPSGAAWLGVEQGEWRAFDVDLGRATAIRWAAARERSLQRLVDEGRDLASVDRALRSLPGVGVWTSAEVRQRVLGDADAVSVGDFHLATVVGQTLAGRAFDDAELVEFLEPWRGHRYRVARLVYAGGFERAPRRAPRRSPGPQPRAAGW
- a CDS encoding GNAT family N-acetyltransferase, with product MHIRPATLDEARQCAGIVAAALLHDPVGVRAVRSRHDRLRRMTSLYEAELRLGGFMHGHVDVAVVDDEIVGVAAWVEPDPCHDMRATLRQAPLYVHAVGIAHAVSAARVLRTRQRARPTQPHWLLADVAVAEPARGLGIGAALIDHGLARFDGPAYLEATTAASQRLYERHGFTLRSRIGIAPGGFPVGMWREPRVEHALR